A genome region from Streptomyces xanthophaeus includes the following:
- a CDS encoding DUF2470 domain-containing protein — protein sequence MRLFGAPATPADRPTDAERIRSILTAAHSMTVVTEGQRSEVRHLDGSDPMGRLHLHPAEPGGESEYRPSIRLEFTDVAPTPVRDRVRARVTVLGRLLSPYSDLAEGSGADSTCMEFDRAVLETPEGRSHVGLEELDAACPDPLSPYEAGMLTHLLDDHHDLVTLLLRLVRPLPTATVLRALPVAMDRYGITLRLEERRGHRDVRLPFPSPLDDVEQAGTQIQALFSAARRSSHRNTLPA from the coding sequence ATGCGCCTGTTCGGTGCCCCCGCCACGCCGGCCGACCGGCCCACCGATGCCGAGCGCATCCGGTCGATCCTGACCGCCGCCCACTCCATGACCGTGGTCACCGAAGGGCAGCGCTCCGAGGTCCGCCACCTCGACGGCAGCGACCCGATGGGACGGCTGCACCTGCACCCCGCCGAGCCCGGCGGCGAGTCCGAGTACCGGCCGTCGATCCGGCTGGAGTTCACCGATGTCGCCCCCACCCCCGTACGGGACCGGGTGCGCGCCCGCGTCACCGTGCTGGGCCGGCTGCTCTCCCCCTACTCCGACCTGGCCGAAGGCTCCGGCGCCGACTCCACCTGCATGGAATTCGACCGCGCCGTCCTGGAGACCCCGGAAGGGCGCTCGCACGTCGGCCTCGAAGAGCTGGACGCCGCCTGCCCCGACCCCCTGTCCCCGTACGAGGCGGGCATGCTCACGCACCTCCTCGACGACCACCACGACCTGGTCACCCTGCTGCTGCGGCTGGTCCGGCCGCTGCCCACCGCCACCGTGCTCCGCGCACTGCCGGTCGCCATGGACCGGTACGGGATCACCCTGCGACTGGAGGAGCGCCGCGGCCACCGCGACGTGCGGCTGCCCTTCCCCTCGCCCCTCGACGACGTCGAGCAGGCCGGCACCCAGATCCAGGCCCTCTTCAGCGCGGCCCGGCGGAGCTCGCACCGCAACACCCTGCCGGCCTGA
- a CDS encoding NADP-dependent oxidoreductase, which produces MKAITYSAYGTPATLQLVDAPRPKVGPGEVLVRVRAAGVNPVDWKLAAGYLDPILEVRYPVIPGWDVAGVVEAVGDDTFDYAVGDEVYGYVRKEWVELGTYAELVSAPVRTLARKPRELSFEQAAGLPLAGLTAYQSLTRVGLKAGETVVIHSAAGGTGSFGVQIAVALGLRVIGTAGAHNHDYLRSLGAEPVLYGEGLADRIRELAPDGVDAGLDFYGDDVVETLQSLVRERHRVVSIADYDAAAKGAHQLWVRPDTADLTFLAELADAGKLTVNVEHAVPLAEAARAWELSAAGRTRGKIILTV; this is translated from the coding sequence ATGAAGGCCATCACATACAGCGCATACGGAACACCCGCCACGCTCCAGCTCGTTGACGCACCGCGGCCCAAGGTGGGCCCGGGCGAGGTGCTCGTCCGCGTCAGGGCCGCGGGGGTCAACCCGGTGGACTGGAAGCTCGCCGCCGGATACCTCGACCCGATCCTCGAAGTCCGCTACCCGGTCATACCCGGATGGGACGTGGCCGGAGTCGTCGAAGCGGTCGGCGATGACACCTTCGACTACGCCGTCGGCGACGAGGTCTACGGCTACGTCCGCAAGGAGTGGGTCGAACTCGGCACGTACGCCGAGCTGGTGTCGGCCCCCGTCCGCACCCTCGCCCGCAAGCCCCGGGAGCTGAGCTTCGAGCAGGCCGCGGGCCTCCCGCTGGCCGGCCTCACCGCGTACCAGTCCCTCACCCGCGTCGGCCTCAAGGCCGGGGAGACCGTGGTCATCCACTCCGCGGCCGGCGGCACCGGATCCTTCGGCGTGCAGATCGCCGTCGCGCTCGGCCTGCGGGTCATCGGCACGGCGGGCGCGCACAACCACGACTACCTGCGCTCCCTCGGCGCGGAGCCCGTGCTGTACGGGGAAGGACTGGCGGACCGGATCCGCGAGCTCGCGCCCGACGGCGTCGACGCGGGCCTGGACTTCTACGGCGACGACGTCGTCGAGACCCTCCAGTCCCTGGTCAGGGAACGTCACCGGGTGGTCTCCATCGCCGATTACGACGCGGCTGCCAAGGGCGCCCACCAGCTGTGGGTGCGCCCGGACACCGCCGACCTGACCTTCCTGGCGGAACTGGCCGACGCGGGGAAGCTCACGGTCAACGTGGAGCACGCGGTGCCGCTCGCCGAGGCCGCCAGGGCCTGGGAGCTGAGCGCCGCGGGCCGCACGCGCGGCAAGATCATCCTGACCGTCTGA
- a CDS encoding 4Fe-4S dicluster domain-containing protein, which yields MIELVSAERCITCDKCVEVCPTDVFERGPEGIPLLARQEDCQTCFLCEANCPVDALFVAPLTHPLPEDPAVRDEAGLVSRGLLGSYRRHIGWGEGRTPGSLRAIGPPLGRSATPITS from the coding sequence GTGATCGAACTGGTGTCGGCGGAGCGCTGCATCACCTGCGACAAGTGTGTGGAGGTGTGCCCGACGGATGTCTTCGAACGGGGGCCCGAGGGGATTCCGCTGCTCGCACGGCAGGAGGACTGCCAGACCTGCTTCCTGTGCGAGGCGAACTGCCCGGTGGACGCGCTGTTCGTGGCCCCGCTGACCCACCCCCTTCCGGAGGATCCGGCCGTACGGGACGAAGCGGGGCTGGTGAGCCGCGGGCTGCTCGGCAGCTACCGGCGCCACATCGGCTGGGGCGAAGGGCGGACGCCCGGATCGCTGCGGGCGATCGGGCCGCCGCTGGGCCGGTCCGCGACGCCGATCACGTCCTGA